From a single Mycolicibacterium mengxianglii genomic region:
- a CDS encoding M20 family metallopeptidase, with protein MPSVTASSDVEDAVRRRRDDLVALSHSIHAEPELAFEEYRSCAKTQVLVAERGFEITPAVGGIDTAFRASFGDGPLVIGVCAEYDALPEIGHACGHNIIAASAVGTALALAEVAEHLGLTVVLIGTPAEEAGGGKAVLLQAGVFDDVAATVMLHPGATDIAAARSLALSEVAVTYLGRESHAAVAPYLGINAGDAVTVAQVAIGLLRQHLLPGQMMHGIVTEGGTVTNVIPARAEMHYTMRATETSALRNLEDRMAACFRAGAVATGCEYDVRETSPMYQELTPDRWLAETFRAEMLRVGRTPVSTELEAALPLGSTDMGNVTHLMPGIHPVVGIEAGGASVHQQGFAAAAVSPSGDTAVIEGAVMLARTVVALAESGTERDRVMALYEARTARA; from the coding sequence ATGCCCAGTGTCACCGCGTCCTCGGATGTCGAGGACGCCGTTCGTCGTCGCCGCGACGATCTGGTGGCGCTGTCCCACTCCATCCACGCCGAGCCGGAGCTGGCCTTCGAGGAGTACCGCAGCTGCGCCAAAACGCAGGTGCTGGTCGCCGAGCGCGGATTCGAGATCACGCCGGCGGTCGGCGGCATCGACACCGCGTTCCGGGCCTCCTTCGGGGACGGCCCCCTGGTGATCGGCGTGTGCGCGGAGTACGACGCCCTCCCCGAGATCGGCCATGCGTGCGGGCACAACATCATCGCGGCCTCGGCGGTCGGCACGGCGCTGGCGTTGGCCGAGGTCGCCGAGCACCTGGGCCTGACGGTGGTCCTGATCGGCACCCCGGCCGAGGAAGCCGGCGGCGGCAAAGCCGTGCTGTTGCAGGCGGGTGTCTTCGACGACGTGGCCGCGACGGTCATGCTGCACCCCGGTGCGACCGACATCGCAGCCGCGCGCTCGCTGGCGCTCTCGGAAGTGGCGGTGACATATCTGGGACGGGAGTCCCACGCGGCCGTGGCCCCCTACCTGGGCATCAATGCCGGCGACGCGGTGACGGTGGCCCAGGTGGCGATCGGTCTGCTGCGCCAGCACCTGCTGCCCGGCCAGATGATGCACGGCATCGTCACCGAGGGCGGCACGGTGACCAATGTGATTCCGGCCCGCGCCGAGATGCACTACACCATGCGGGCCACGGAGACCTCCGCACTGCGGAATCTCGAGGACAGGATGGCGGCCTGCTTCCGGGCAGGCGCCGTCGCGACAGGATGTGAGTACGACGTGCGAGAGACCTCGCCCATGTATCAAGAGCTGACGCCGGACCGCTGGCTGGCCGAGACCTTTCGTGCCGAGATGCTGCGGGTGGGCCGCACGCCGGTGTCGACCGAACTCGAAGCGGCGCTACCGCTGGGCAGCACCGATATGGGCAATGTCACACACCTGATGCCCGGGATCCACCCGGTTGTCGGTATCGAGGCCGGCGGCGCCAGCGTGCACCAGCAGGGATTCGCGGCAGCGGCGGTGAGCCCCAGCGGCGATACCGCCGTCATCGAGGGTGCGGTCATGCTCGCCCGGACCGTCGTCGCACTGGCCGAGTCGGGCACCGAACGCGACCGGGTGATGGCGCTGTACGAGGCCCGGACGGCGCGCGCATGA
- a CDS encoding purine-nucleoside phosphorylase, whose translation MTEPALRAAEAATAIAERTGIDQHDVAVVLGSGWAPAVKVLGEPTAVVPMSELPGFTTPTAAGHGGRVLSIPLGQHQVLVLVGRIHPYEGHDLADVVHPVRSACAAGAQTVVLTNAAGGLRSDFTVGQPVLISDHLNLTARSPLAGAQFVDLVDAYSPALRELAREIDPSLTEGVYAGLPGPHYETPAEIRMLRTLGADLVGMSTVHETIAARAEGARVLGVSLVTNLAAGMTGEPLSHAEVLEAGRQSATAMGSLLSSVISRL comes from the coding sequence GTGACTGAACCCGCCTTACGTGCCGCCGAGGCCGCCACTGCCATCGCCGAGCGCACCGGTATCGACCAGCACGACGTCGCCGTCGTGCTGGGGTCCGGATGGGCGCCCGCGGTGAAGGTGCTCGGCGAGCCCACAGCTGTGGTGCCGATGTCCGAACTTCCCGGCTTCACCACCCCGACGGCGGCCGGACACGGCGGTCGAGTGCTGTCGATCCCGCTGGGGCAGCATCAGGTGCTGGTACTGGTCGGGCGTATCCACCCGTACGAGGGTCATGATCTCGCCGATGTGGTGCACCCGGTGCGGTCGGCCTGTGCGGCCGGCGCCCAGACGGTGGTGCTGACCAACGCCGCCGGCGGGCTGCGCAGTGATTTCACGGTGGGTCAGCCGGTGCTGATCAGCGATCACCTCAACCTGACGGCCCGCTCGCCCCTGGCGGGCGCGCAGTTCGTCGATCTGGTGGACGCTTACTCCCCCGCCCTGCGCGAGCTGGCCCGCGAGATCGATCCGTCGCTGACCGAGGGGGTGTACGCCGGGCTGCCGGGCCCGCACTACGAGACACCGGCGGAGATTCGGATGCTGCGCACCCTGGGTGCGGACCTGGTGGGAATGTCCACGGTGCACGAGACCATTGCGGCGCGCGCCGAGGGCGCCCGGGTACTCGGGGTGTCGTTGGTGACCAACCTGGCCGCGGGTATGACGGGCGAGCCGCTGAGTCACGCCGAAGTGCTGGAGGCCGGACGTCAGTCGGCGACGGCGATGGGTTCCTTGCTGTCGTCGGTGATCTCCCGGCTCTGA